One window of Mauremys reevesii isolate NIE-2019 linkage group 4, ASM1616193v1, whole genome shotgun sequence genomic DNA carries:
- the NKX2-1 gene encoding homeobox protein Nkx-2.1 — MSMSPKHTTPFSVSDILSPLEESYKKVGMEGSNLGAPLAAYRQSQVSQPAMQQHPMGHNGTVTAAYHMTAAGVPQLSHTTMGGYCNGNLGNMGELPPYQETMRNSASATGWYGANPDPRFSTISRFMGPSSGMNMGGMGSLSSLGDVSKSMAPLQSTPRRKRRVLFSQAQVYELERRFKQQKYLSAPEREHLASMIHLTPTQVKIWFQNHRYKMKRQAKDKAAQQQMQQDNSSCQQQQSPRRVAVPVLVKDGKPCQAGSNTPTAALQTHQQQAAAAITVATNGNSLGQHQSHQPNSAGQSPDLGQHSASPSSLQSQVSSLSHLNSSSSDYGTAMSCSTLLYGRTW, encoded by the exons ATGTCGATGAGCCCAAAGCATACGACTCCTTTCTCAGTGTCTGACATCTTGAGTCCCTTGGAGGAAAGCTACAAGAAAGTGGGCATGGAGGGTAGCAACTTGGGGGCTCCCTTGGCAGCCTACAGGCAGTCTCAGGTTTCTCAGCCAGCAATGCAGCAGCACCCCATGGGCCACAACGGGACAGTGACTGCTGCCTACCATATGACAGCGGCAGGCGTCCCCCAACTCTCCCATACCACTATGGGGGGCTACTGCAACGGCAACCTAGGCAACATGGGCGAGCTTCCACCTTACCAGGAGACCATGAGGAACAGTGCTTCAGCCACAGGATGGTACGGGGCCAACCCGGACCCCCGCTTCTCTACAA TATCCCGCTTTATGGGGCCGTCTTCTGGAATGAACATGGGCGGCATGGGGAGCTTGAGCTCGCTGGGAGACGTTAGCAAGAGCATGGCACCTCTCCAGAGCACTCCGCGGAGGAAACGCAGGGTCCTTTTCTCCCAGGCCCAGGTTTACGAGCTGGAGAGACGTTTCAAGCAGCAGAAATACCTCTCGGCTCCGGAGAGAGAGCATTTAGCCAGCATGATACATCTCACTCCGACTCAGGTCAAAATCTGGTTTCAGAACCACCGCTACAAGATGAAACGCCAGGCCAAAGACAAAGCTGCGCAGCAGCAGATGCAGCAGGACAACAGCTCTTGCCAACAGCAGCAGTCTCCCAGAAGAGTGGCGGTGCCCGTGCTTGTAAAGGATGGCAAGCCCTGTCAAGCCGGCTCCAACACACCGACGGCAGCTCTCCAGACCCatcagcagcaggcagctgcagCAATCACAGTGGCGACCAATGGCAACAGCCTGGGACAGCATCAGAGCCACCAGCCGAACAGTGCGGGGCAGTCTCCAGACCTAGGACAGCACTCAGCCAGCCCTTCGTCTCTCCAGAGCCAGGTCTCCAGTTTGTCTCACTTAAACTCTTCGAGTTCTGACTATGGCACTGCCATGTCTTGCTCTACCTTGCTCTACGGTAGGACCTggtga